The following are encoded together in the Meriones unguiculatus strain TT.TT164.6M chromosome 16, Bangor_MerUng_6.1, whole genome shotgun sequence genome:
- the C16H6orf47 gene encoding uncharacterized protein C6orf47 homolog, giving the protein MFLRRLGGWLPRPWGRRKSAKVDSPAPEPRWVDSSPENSGSDWDSAPESMGDVGPLKSKDSGIQKTPRTSSESRKDQLGSKRTDSLRLRRDKTVSSVQEPARLDTGGAIPKPEWDPVDSGGMENPEMSPQGRLDSAGPEAPLEKAGRRQKLWRWLRGEPGAPSHHLRDPEEYLQISTNLTLHLLELLASALLALCSRPLRAVLDALGLRGPVGLWLHGLLCFLAALHGLHAVLSLLTAHPLHFACLFGLLQALVLAVSLREPAEDEEAAGWESEGQGRETEEQREGPGRVL; this is encoded by the coding sequence ATGTTCCTTCGACGGCTTGGTGGCTGGCTACCTCGACCTTGGGGCCGCAGGAAATCAGCAAAGGTTGACTCGCCTGCCCCAGAACCCAGATGGGTGGACAGCTCCCCCGAGAATTCAGGGAGCGACTGGGACAGTGCCCCAGAGTCAATGGGAGATGTGGGGCCTCTGAAGAGCAAGGATTCAGGGATACAGAAGACCCCTAGGACCTCTTCAGAGTCCAGAAAGGATCAGCTGGGGAGCAAAAGAACGGATTCCCTCAGGCTCAGGCGGGACAAGACTGTCTCTAGCGTTCAAGAGCCTGCAAGACTGGACACTGGAGGAGCCATTCCCAAACCGGAATGGGACCCTGTGGATTCAGGTGGCATGGAGAACCCTGAAATGTCCCCTCAAGGGAGACTAGACAGCGCTGGACCAGAAGCCCCACTGGAGAAAGCTGGTCGACGGCAGAAGCTGTGGCGTTGGCTGCGGGGCGAGCCAGGGGCCCCCTCACATCACCTGCGGGACCCAGAGGAGTATCTGCAGATCTCTACCAACCTGACCCTGCACCTGCTGGAGCTCCTGGCCTCCGCCCTGCTGGCTCTGTGCTCCCGGCCCCTTCGAGCTGTCTTGGATGCCCTGGGCCTTCGAGGACCTGTGGGCCTCTGGCTGCACGGGCTGCTGTGTTTCCTGGCTGCCCTGCACGGGCTCCATGCTGTGCTGAGCCTGCTCACTGCCCACCCCCTGCACTTTGCCTGCCTCTTTGGCCTCTTGCAGGCCCTGGTGCTGGCTGTCAGCCTCCGAGAACCTGCCG